A part of Populus alba chromosome 8, ASM523922v2, whole genome shotgun sequence genomic DNA contains:
- the LOC118042367 gene encoding disease resistance protein RGA2, producing the protein MADALVSKVLQQLTSAIENESALILGGKKKVEKLSTTLTAIRSVLIDAEKKQVKERSVRVWLEQLEAISYDLDDLLDEWNTKICEPKRMEIMDHHHSSLSKKMVRLSNFLSPCFCVNQLVMHRDIGSKMECIKERLDEVANEKDKYHFNLDGKTEEAERQETTPLIDVSEVCGRDFDKDTIISKLCEEFEEENCPHVVSIAGMGGMGKTTLAQLVFSDDKVTAHFEHRIWVCVSEPFDRIRIAKTIINAFDGVDAFDELHTYIWWQHSQEHLRKSVMGKKFLLVLDDVWTDDFRIWEPIKVPLKSGAPGSRILVTTRNEGVSKMMDASYMLPLGKLSPEDSWSLFSKFAFYGKSREDRDNLEEIGREIADKCQGLPLAVKSLGSLMRFKETKQAWENVLHSELWELEEAERGIFPHLLLSYHDLSSPIKRCFAFCAIFPRDHKIERDTLIQLWMAQGFLVPTGSVEMEQIGAEYFDNLVMRSFFQDLERDKDDFSIVACRMHDIVQSFAQFLSKNQCFVIEFDDNKVLELNTKARHMTLMGKEEQFHPVIFNLKNLRTLQVLQKNVKTAPPDLFHGMQCLRGLDLNHTSITRLPSAIGRLFHLRWLNLSGLNFVVLPDTICKLYNLLALKLHGCRRLRRLPRGLGKLINLRYLNIEETESLSVLPQGIGRLSNLRTLSKFCIGENGEGCNVGELKNLNHLRGHLEISGLEKVRDVNEVMEANLKNKEHLRSLDLAFSFGGQELITNVLEALQPHPNLEALLVYDYGGSILPSWMSLLTKMKDLKLLRCVNCKELPPLGKLPSLEKLLIGHLNNVKCVGVEFLGIDPVTDQNSVTESIVLFPKLKELTFRYMVEWENWDTTTITSAATRRTMPCLRSLSLYDCPKLKAIPEGLKQRPLEELIITRCPILEQQ; encoded by the coding sequence GGTGGGAAAAAGAAGGTTGAAAAGCTTAGTACAACCCTCACTGCTATCAGATCTGTGCTCATTGATGCTGAGAAAAAGCAAGTGAAAGAAAGGAGTGTGCGGGTTTGGTTAGAACAGCTTGAGGCCATATCTTATGACTTGGATGACTTGCTAGATGAATGGAACACCAAGATCTGTGAACCAAAAAGAATGGAGATAATGGACCATCATCATTCTTCCCTTTCCAAGAAGATGGTACGTCTCTCCAACTTTCTTTCTCCATGTTTTTGTGTCAATCAACTTGTTATGCATCGTGATATTGGTAGCAAGATGGAATGTATTAAAGAAAGACTAGATGAGGTTGCAAATGAGAAAGACAAGTACCATTTTAATCTTGACGGCAAGACGGAAGAAGCAGAGCGACAGGAAACTACACCTCTAATTGATGTTTCAGAGGTATGCGGTCGGGACTTCGATAAAGATACTATAATAAGTAAGCTGTGTGAAGAATTCGAAGAAGAGAACTGCCCTCATGTTGTCTCCATAGCTGGGATGGGAGGCATGGGAAAGACAACTCTTGCTCAGTTGGTGTTCAGTGATGATAAAGTGACTGCTCATTTCGAGCACAGAATCTGGGTGTGTGTTTCCGAGCCTTTTGATAGGATCCGGATTGCAAAAACGATCATTAATGCTTTTGATGGAGTTGATGCTTTTGATGAACTCCATACGTACATATGGTGGCAACATTCGCAAGAACATCTGCGCAAGTCTGTCATGGGAAAGAAGTTCCTTCTTGTGCTGGATGATGTATGGACTGATGACTTCAGGATATGGGAACCAATAAAGGTACCCCTTAAATCTGGAGCCCCAGGGAGTAGAATTTTAGTGACTACAAGGAATGAGGGAGTTTCAAAAATGATGGATGCTTCTTACATGCTCCCTCTAGGTAAATTGTCTCCTGAGGATTCTTGGTCATTGTTTAGTAAATTTGCTTTCTACGGAAAGAGCAGAGAGGATCGTGATAATTTAGAAGAAATTGGTAGAGAAATTGCAGACAAATGCCAAGGTCTGCCTCTGGCTGTTAAGTCCTTAGGGAGTCTAATGCGCTTCAAGGAAACGAAACAAGCTTGGGAGAATGTCCTTCACAGTGAATTGTGGGAATTGGAAGAAGCTGAAAGGGGAATTTTTCCTCATCTGTTATTGAGTTATCATGACTTGTCATCCCCCATTAAACGGTGTTTTGCATTTTGTGCTATTTTCCCTAGAGATCATAAGATAGAGAGAGACACTTTGATACAGCTTTGGATGGCTCAAGGTTTCCTTGTTCCAACGGGAAGTGTTGAAATGGAGCAAATAGGTGCAGAGTATTTTGATAACTTAGTAATGCGGTCATTCTTTCAAGATTTGGAAAGAGACAAGGATGATTTCAGCATTGTTGCTTGCAGGATGCATGACATTGTGCAAAGCTTTGCCCAGTTTCTTTCAAAGAACCAATGCTTCGTTATCGAATTTGATGACAACAAAGTGTTAGAGCTGAATACAAAAGCCCGTCACATGACCTTAATGGGTAAAGAGGAACAGTTTCATCCCGTCATTTTCAACCTGAAAAATCTACGGACACTGCAGGTCCTACAAAAGAATGTGAAGACAGCTCCTCCTGATCTATTTCATGGCATGCAGTGCCTTAGGGGATTGGATTTGAACCATACTTCAATTACAAGACTACCGAGTGCTATTGGTAGACTTTTTCATTTAAGATGGTTAAATTTATCTGGCTTGAATTTTGTAGTGCTGCCTGATACTATCTGTAAGTTGTATAATTTGCTGGCCTTAAAACTTCATGGTTGTAGACGTCTTCGTAGACTACCTAGAGGCCTCGGAAAGCTAATCAACCTGAGATATCTTAATATTGAAGAGACCGAAAGCCTTAGCGTATTGCCACAAGGAATTGGGAGATTAAGTAACCTCCGCACTTTGAGCAAGTTTTGTATTGGTGAGAATGGGGAAGGATGTAATGTTGGAGAACTGAAAAACCTCAATCATCTCAGAGGGCATCTGGAAATAAGTGGGCTAGAGAAGGTCAGAGATGTGAATGAAGTGATGGAGGCGAACTTGAAAAATAAGGAGCACCTAAGAAGTTTGGATCTAGCATTCTCGTTCGGAGGGCAAGAGCTGATCACAAATGTTCTTGAAGCTTTGCAACCACATCCTAACTTGGAAGCTTTACTTGTTTACGACTATGGTGGATCAATTTTGCCCAGCTGGATGTCATTGCTTACAAAGATGAAAGATTTGAAACTCCTCAGATGTGTAAACTGCAAGGAGTTGCCTCCTTTAGGGAAACTCCCATCTCTAGAAAAACTTCTGATAGGACACTTAAACAATGTAAAATGCGTTGGTGTTGAGTTTCTTGGGATAGATCCTGTCACAGATCAAAATTCTGTTACAGAATCAATTGTTTTATTCCCAAAGTTGAAAGAGCTCACCTTTCGCTATATGGTGGAGTGGGAAAACTGggatacaacaacaataacctCAGCTGCAACAAGGAGGACAATGCCATGTCTGCGCTCATTATCACTCTATGATTGCCCCAAGCTTAAGGCAATACCAGAAGGCCTCAAGCAGAGGCCTCTGGAGGAATTGATCATCACCAGGTGCCCCATTTTGGAACAGCAATGA